One Pseudomonas tolaasii NCPPB 2192 genomic window carries:
- a CDS encoding MFS transporter, with product MPAAAPSSLSITLQIVSIVFYTFIAFICIGLPIAVIPGYVHEQLGFSAVVAGVTIGSQYLATLLSRPMAGRMSDNVGTKRAIVLGLAGILVSGVLTFLATLVDNLPALSLGILIVGRLLLGVAQGLIGVGTISWCMGAVGAEHTARSISWNGIASYGAIAIGAPLGVVMVADYGYTSLGIALSVLAALGLLLIRKKPSVPVVRGERLPFWAVFGRIAPFGASLCLASIGYGTLTTFITLYYLNRGWAGAAYCLTVFGLCFILSRLVFISAISRFGGFRAAIACMSIETLGLTLLWLAPSTGVALIGAGLTGFGLSLVYPALGVEAIKQVPNSSRGAGLSAYAVFFDLALAIAGPLMGAVALNLGYGWIFFCAALLSVAALSLTLMLKRRAY from the coding sequence ATGCCTGCCGCCGCCCCCAGTTCCCTGTCGATCACCCTGCAGATCGTCTCTATCGTCTTCTACACCTTCATCGCCTTTATCTGCATCGGCCTGCCGATTGCGGTGATTCCAGGCTATGTCCACGAGCAACTGGGCTTCAGCGCCGTGGTGGCCGGGGTGACCATCGGCTCGCAATACCTGGCCACCCTGCTTAGCCGCCCGATGGCAGGGCGCATGTCGGACAATGTGGGCACCAAGCGCGCGATTGTGCTGGGGTTGGCGGGAATTCTGGTCAGCGGTGTGCTGACGTTCCTTGCAACGCTGGTCGACAACCTGCCGGCGCTCAGCCTGGGCATTCTTATCGTCGGCCGCTTGTTGCTCGGTGTGGCCCAGGGCCTGATCGGCGTGGGCACCATCAGTTGGTGCATGGGGGCGGTGGGTGCCGAGCACACCGCGCGCTCAATCTCATGGAACGGCATCGCGTCCTACGGCGCCATTGCGATCGGCGCGCCGCTGGGTGTAGTGATGGTCGCGGATTATGGCTATACCAGCCTGGGCATTGCGCTGTCGGTGCTGGCAGCGTTGGGGCTGTTGCTGATTCGTAAAAAACCGTCGGTGCCGGTGGTACGGGGCGAGCGGCTACCCTTCTGGGCCGTGTTCGGCCGTATCGCACCGTTTGGCGCCAGCCTGTGCCTGGCATCGATCGGCTACGGCACGCTGACCACCTTCATCACGCTGTACTACCTCAACCGTGGCTGGGCCGGCGCAGCGTACTGCCTCACGGTGTTTGGCCTGTGTTTTATTCTGTCGCGGCTGGTGTTTATCTCGGCAATCAGCCGCTTTGGCGGGTTCCGCGCGGCGATTGCCTGCATGAGCATCGAGACCCTGGGCCTCACGCTGCTGTGGCTGGCGCCGTCTACCGGCGTCGCGCTGATCGGCGCCGGGCTGACCGGTTTCGGTTTGTCGCTGGTGTATCCGGCACTGGGCGTGGAAGCCATCAAACAGGTGCCCAACAGCAGCCGTGGCGCCGGGTTGAGTGCGTACGCGGTGTTTTTTGACCTGGCCCTGGCTATCGCCGGGCCGTTGATGGGGGCCGTGGCGCTCAACCTCGGCTACGGCTGGATCTTCTTCTGTGCCGCGCTGCTGTCAGTGGCCGCGCTGAGCCTCACGCTGATGCTCAAACGCCGCGCTTATTGA
- a CDS encoding alpha/beta hydrolase family protein, which yields MMRLCAVLVLFLLGGLISVQAAPAPHPHWSVGFHRMKFLDPLDLQPMSAIAFYPSTDVEQTTQLGPYHVAAAQDAKVAIGRFPMLMLSHGNTGTPLALHDLATSLARKGFVVVAVLHPGDNYKDHSRLGTLSNLYGRPIQISEAISATLGDPMLSPFVNVDQVGVIGYSAGGETALILAGAKPDFDRLRRYCLERPEDRDACTTKGELVVDRDDLQPQADPRIHALMLMAPLSLMFGRQTLADVHVPVLLYSGDGDKLVPVDKNAAALARKLPEPPDFKLLAGAGHFVFMAPCDSDQLAAMPAICTDADGVDREGIHRDLISEAGRFFVHTLGQSTRAGLQTADQ from the coding sequence ATGATGCGTCTTTGTGCTGTTTTGGTTCTTTTCCTGCTCGGTGGCCTGATTTCAGTGCAAGCCGCCCCCGCGCCGCACCCGCACTGGAGTGTGGGCTTTCACCGCATGAAGTTTCTCGACCCGCTGGATCTGCAGCCGATGAGCGCCATCGCGTTTTATCCGTCCACGGATGTCGAGCAAACCACGCAACTGGGGCCTTACCACGTTGCCGCCGCTCAGGATGCCAAAGTCGCCATCGGGCGTTTCCCGATGCTGATGCTGTCTCACGGCAACACCGGTACGCCACTGGCGCTGCACGACCTGGCGACATCGCTGGCGCGCAAGGGCTTTGTGGTGGTTGCGGTGCTTCACCCTGGTGACAACTACAAGGATCACAGCCGACTGGGCACATTGAGCAACCTGTATGGCCGCCCGATTCAAATTTCCGAAGCCATCAGCGCCACCTTGGGCGACCCGATGCTGTCGCCGTTCGTCAACGTTGATCAGGTGGGCGTGATCGGCTACTCGGCCGGTGGCGAAACCGCGCTGATCCTGGCAGGCGCCAAGCCGGATTTCGACCGCCTGCGCCGTTATTGCCTGGAACGCCCGGAAGATCGCGATGCCTGCACCACCAAGGGCGAACTGGTGGTTGACCGTGACGACCTGCAACCCCAGGCCGACCCGCGTATTCACGCGTTGATGCTCATGGCGCCGCTGAGTTTGATGTTTGGTCGCCAGACCCTGGCGGACGTCCATGTGCCGGTGCTGCTGTACAGCGGCGATGGCGACAAACTGGTGCCCGTGGACAAAAACGCGGCGGCGCTGGCGCGCAAACTGCCGGAACCACCGGATTTCAAACTGCTGGCCGGCGCGGGGCACTTTGTGTTCATGGCGCCGTGTGACAGCGACCAACTGGCGGCCATGCCGGCAATCTGTACGGATGCCGACGGCGTCGACCGCGAAGGCATTCACCGTGATCTGATTTCAGAGGCAGGGCGTTTTTTCGTCCACACGCTGGGTCAATCGACCCGCGCCGGTTTGCAGACGGCTGATCAATAA
- a CDS encoding FMN-dependent NADH-azoreductase, whose product MKLLHIDSSILGDNSASRALSAGVVKAWQAAEPGVQVTYRDLASEGISHFSGLTLGALGTAAELRDAVQKHEADLSAQTLAEFQAADAIVLAAPMYNFTIPTQLKAWIDRIAVAGQTFRYTENGPEGLCGGKKVIIVSTSGGLHVGQPTGVAHEDYLKVLLGFLGITDIEIVRAHGLGYGEEVRNKALSDANAVINEQLFAAA is encoded by the coding sequence ATGAAACTGTTGCATATCGATTCCAGCATCCTCGGCGACAACTCGGCTTCCCGCGCGCTCAGCGCCGGTGTGGTCAAGGCCTGGCAAGCGGCCGAGCCGGGTGTGCAAGTGACCTACCGTGACCTGGCAAGCGAAGGCATCAGCCACTTTTCCGGCCTGACCCTGGGCGCGCTCGGTACCGCCGCCGAATTGCGTGATGCCGTGCAGAAGCACGAAGCGGACTTGAGCGCGCAAACCCTGGCCGAATTCCAGGCTGCCGACGCGATCGTATTGGCGGCGCCGATGTACAACTTCACCATTCCAACCCAACTGAAGGCCTGGATCGACCGCATTGCCGTTGCCGGTCAGACCTTCCGTTACACCGAAAACGGCCCTGAAGGCCTGTGTGGCGGTAAAAAGGTCATCATCGTTTCCACCTCCGGCGGCCTGCATGTCGGCCAGCCTACCGGCGTGGCTCATGAAGACTATCTGAAAGTGCTGTTGGGCTTCCTTGGCATCACCGATATCGAAATTGTGCGGGCCCACGGCCTGGGCTACGGCGAAGAAGTGCGCAACAAAGCCTTGAGCGACGCTAACGCCGTGATCAACGAACAATTGTTCGCTGCCGCGTAA
- a CDS encoding MFS transporter encodes MHANAPTLTKSLTLLLAICCGFSVATIYYNQAMLPLIANTFEVSTAHVGQIAMLTQLGYASGLLLFVPLGDRISRRTLILAVLCINFVALLASATAPSYSLLLVASVLLGLSGISAQVIIPAASDLSEPSQKGAVLGLMVSGLSAGGLLARTVSGVVSGWLGWRGMFALAAALDVLLFMAILTRMPVSVSTSKLAYGALLKSLWGLATQYPTLRQSAIKAALVFGALNVFWGSMAALLAAPPYGFSSAQAGLLGLSAIVGILCAAKIGQLTQRHRSLLELVGIGTVLSAFVLIFAFGPRGWWAPILVAATFLDLGNRINQLANQTRVLALEPSATSRLNTVFMVVYFIGGALGSAAGAFASDHYGWQGQALTGAGFAGLALLITMLSGTTRKSTPT; translated from the coding sequence ATGCACGCAAACGCACCGACCCTGACCAAAAGCCTGACCCTGCTGCTCGCCATCTGCTGCGGGTTTTCAGTCGCCACCATCTACTACAACCAGGCGATGCTGCCGCTGATTGCCAATACCTTTGAGGTGTCTACCGCCCACGTCGGGCAGATCGCGATGCTCACCCAGCTCGGCTACGCCAGCGGCTTGCTGCTGTTTGTGCCACTGGGTGACCGCATCAGCCGGCGCACGCTGATCCTGGCCGTGCTGTGCATCAACTTCGTCGCGCTGCTGGCGTCGGCCACGGCGCCCTCGTATTCCTTGCTGCTGGTGGCGAGCGTGCTGCTGGGACTATCAGGCATCAGCGCCCAGGTGATCATTCCGGCGGCGTCCGACCTCAGCGAACCGTCACAAAAAGGCGCAGTGTTGGGTTTGATGGTCAGCGGTTTATCGGCCGGCGGCTTGCTGGCCCGGACTGTCAGCGGCGTGGTCAGCGGCTGGCTGGGCTGGCGCGGCATGTTTGCGCTGGCGGCGGCGCTGGATGTGTTGCTGTTCATGGCGATCCTGACGCGCATGCCGGTGTCGGTTTCCACCAGTAAATTGGCGTACGGCGCCTTGCTCAAATCCTTATGGGGCCTGGCCACGCAGTATCCGACCCTGCGCCAGTCGGCGATCAAGGCGGCGCTGGTGTTCGGCGCCCTGAACGTGTTCTGGGGCTCGATGGCCGCCTTGCTCGCTGCGCCGCCTTATGGTTTTTCCAGCGCGCAGGCCGGCCTGCTCGGGTTGTCGGCGATTGTCGGCATCCTGTGTGCCGCCAAAATCGGCCAACTGACCCAGCGCCATAGAAGCCTGCTGGAACTGGTGGGCATCGGCACCGTGTTGAGCGCTTTCGTGCTGATTTTCGCCTTCGGTCCGCGTGGCTGGTGGGCGCCGATCCTGGTGGCCGCGACCTTCCTCGACCTGGGCAACCGCATCAACCAGTTGGCCAACCAGACTCGCGTACTGGCACTGGAACCCTCCGCCACCAGCCGCCTGAACACCGTGTTCATGGTGGTCTATTTTATCGGCGGCGCCCTGGGCTCGGCGGCCGGAGCGTTTGCCTCGGACCATTACGGCTGGCAAGGCCAGGCCCTGACCGGCGCCGGGTTTGCCGGGCTGGCCCTGTTGATCACGATGCTCAGTGGGACGACACGTAAATCGACGCCGACGTAG
- a CDS encoding AraC family transcriptional regulator, with the protein MGRTQRIIELMGRLAPVEGYNLTALDDVRFLRSNRPLHRVPVLYDPGIVIVCQGQKRGYLGDEVYLYDAQHYLVVSVPVPFTMETEATPEEPMLAVYLRLDFTLAAQLLVALEDFPELVEAKPRGMYSSPMDDKLSDSLLRFLEAMSTPMDAQLLGPALVREIYYRIITGEQGGSMRAALTRQGQFGKVARAIRKIHACYHQHLDVEALAGEAMMSVPSFHAHFRTVTDTSPMQYLKSTRLHQARLLMLRSDITAATACARVGYESASQFSREFKRFFGRTPQEEIQWMKRTYALPAPTSASIYVSSH; encoded by the coding sequence ATGGGCCGTACCCAACGCATCATCGAATTGATGGGCCGCCTGGCACCTGTCGAAGGCTATAACCTGACCGCTCTGGACGACGTACGCTTCCTGCGCTCGAACCGGCCCCTGCACCGCGTGCCGGTGCTGTACGACCCCGGCATTGTGATTGTGTGCCAGGGGCAAAAGCGCGGGTATCTGGGCGATGAGGTTTACCTGTATGACGCCCAGCATTATCTGGTGGTGTCGGTGCCGGTGCCGTTCACCATGGAGACTGAAGCCACGCCTGAGGAACCCATGCTGGCGGTGTACCTGCGCCTGGATTTCACCCTGGCGGCGCAGTTGCTGGTGGCGCTGGAAGACTTCCCGGAACTGGTCGAGGCCAAGCCGCGCGGCATGTATTCCTCGCCCATGGACGACAAGCTCAGTGACTCGCTGCTGCGCTTTCTGGAGGCGATGAGCACGCCGATGGATGCGCAATTGCTCGGCCCGGCGCTGGTGCGCGAGATCTATTACCGGATTATCACGGGCGAGCAGGGCGGGTCGATGCGCGCGGCGCTCACGCGTCAGGGCCAGTTCGGCAAGGTGGCGCGAGCGATCCGCAAGATCCACGCGTGTTATCACCAGCACCTGGATGTGGAAGCGCTGGCCGGGGAGGCGATGATGAGCGTGCCGAGCTTTCATGCGCACTTTCGCACGGTGACCGACACCTCACCCATGCAGTACCTCAAGTCCACGCGCCTGCACCAGGCGCGTTTGCTGATGCTGCGCAGTGACATCACGGCTGCCACGGCCTGCGCCAGGGTGGGCTATGAAAGCGCCTCGCAGTTCAGCCGTGAGTTCAAGCGCTTCTTCGGGCGCACACCGCAGGAAGAAATCCAGTGGATGAAACGCACCTACGCGCTGCCGGCGCCTACGTCGGCGTCGATTTACGTGTCGTCCCACTGA
- a CDS encoding NAD-dependent succinate-semialdehyde dehydrogenase: protein MLIVYNPANGEEVGRVANSSAAEVRAAVDRTCAAFPDWSAKLASERSTILRRWHDSVKADKEAFAELLCRENGKCLTEARGEIDYGLGFIEWYAEEAKRVYGDTIPTHDRNASVTVTKEAIGPVAAITPWNFPFMMITRKVATALAAGCTMVIKPAEDTPLTAFKLLEHARKAGIGEGVLEVVVGDPKEIGLILTGDPRIRKITFTGSTAVGKLLAAQCAATVKKMTLELGGNAPFIVFQDANLDEAVKGLVSAKLRNSGQVCISPNRIFVQHSILEDFIKRVKAAVANIEVDQGLREDFVVGPLVNQLGFDKVVSLVEDAKAAGARVLMGGKPHARGGLFYEPTVLTGLQDDSPLATQEIFGPVFALYSFKDEEEVIARANQTEFGLVAYAYTSALGRSLRLSRQLEAGMVILNSGSVGTASVPFGGIKQSGYGREGSYYGIEEYVHVKYVLTAGAQF, encoded by the coding sequence ATGCTTATCGTCTACAACCCTGCAAACGGTGAAGAAGTCGGCCGCGTTGCCAACAGCTCGGCAGCCGAGGTCAGGGCCGCTGTCGACCGCACTTGCGCTGCCTTCCCCGACTGGTCGGCGAAACTGGCCAGTGAACGCAGCACGATCCTGCGCCGCTGGCACGACAGCGTTAAGGCCGACAAGGAAGCCTTCGCCGAACTGCTGTGCCGTGAAAACGGCAAATGCCTGACCGAAGCCCGTGGGGAAATCGACTACGGCCTGGGTTTTATCGAGTGGTACGCCGAAGAAGCCAAACGCGTGTACGGCGACACGATTCCCACCCATGACCGCAATGCCAGCGTGACGGTCACCAAGGAAGCCATCGGCCCGGTCGCCGCGATCACCCCGTGGAACTTCCCGTTCATGATGATCACCCGCAAAGTCGCCACCGCCCTGGCCGCCGGCTGCACCATGGTGATCAAGCCCGCGGAAGACACGCCGCTGACAGCGTTCAAACTGCTGGAACACGCGCGCAAGGCCGGTATCGGCGAAGGCGTGTTGGAAGTGGTGGTCGGTGACCCGAAGGAAATCGGCCTGATCCTGACCGGCGACCCGCGTATCCGCAAAATCACCTTCACCGGTTCGACGGCGGTGGGCAAACTGCTCGCAGCCCAATGCGCGGCGACGGTGAAGAAAATGACTTTGGAGTTGGGCGGCAATGCACCCTTTATCGTGTTCCAGGACGCCAACCTGGATGAGGCGGTAAAGGGGTTGGTCAGCGCCAAGCTGCGCAACTCCGGGCAGGTGTGTATTTCGCCCAACCGGATTTTTGTGCAACACAGCATTCTTGAAGACTTCATCAAGCGCGTGAAGGCCGCTGTCGCCAACATCGAAGTCGATCAAGGCCTGCGTGAAGACTTTGTGGTCGGGCCACTGGTCAATCAGTTGGGCTTCGACAAGGTGGTGAGCCTGGTGGAAGACGCCAAAGCCGCCGGCGCCAGGGTGCTGATGGGCGGCAAGCCTCACGCCAGGGGCGGCCTGTTCTACGAGCCCACGGTGCTGACCGGTTTGCAGGATGATTCGCCACTGGCCACTCAGGAGATTTTCGGCCCGGTGTTCGCTCTCTATTCCTTCAAGGATGAAGAGGAAGTCATCGCCCGCGCCAATCAGACCGAGTTCGGGTTGGTGGCTTACGCCTACACCAGCGCACTGGGCCGTTCGCTGCGCCTGTCACGCCAATTGGAGGCCGGCATGGTGATTTTGAACTCGGGCTCGGTCGGCACTGCGTCGGTTCCGTTTGGTGGCATCAAGCAGTCCGGGTATGGCCGTGAGGGCAGTTATTACGGGATTGAGGAGTACGTGCACGTCAAGTATGTGCTGACGGCGGGCGCGCAGTTCTAA
- a CDS encoding LysR substrate-binding domain-containing protein translates to MQDLNDLYYFAKVVEAGGFAAAGRTLGIPKSRLSRRIAELEERLGARLLQRTTRQLTLTAVGERYLRHCQAMLLEAEMADEAVASMSSEPRGRLRVSCPVGMAQHMLPGMVAGFLAAHPLVQLEMTLVNRRVDLVAEGIDVALRVRELGDEDPLLVTKRLRQAQTLLVASPALLQGKQVNTLEDLKQLPVLGALEADRLVHLRLIDPQGNPQDLALEARLGIDDFIVRKACALQGLGITVLPMMYCEEEMASGQLVQLLPQWSSPGGWLQAVYPHRRGVLPAIRAWIDYLEEAFNGCGDRLL, encoded by the coding sequence ATGCAAGACCTCAACGACCTCTACTATTTCGCCAAAGTCGTGGAAGCCGGCGGCTTTGCGGCGGCGGGCCGCACCCTGGGAATTCCGAAATCACGGTTGTCACGGCGCATCGCCGAGCTGGAAGAACGCCTCGGTGCTCGCCTGTTGCAACGCACCACCCGTCAATTGACCCTCACCGCCGTCGGCGAGCGCTACCTGCGCCATTGCCAGGCGATGCTGCTGGAAGCGGAAATGGCCGACGAGGCCGTGGCCAGCATGTCCAGCGAACCCCGTGGACGGCTGCGCGTCAGCTGCCCGGTGGGTATGGCCCAGCACATGTTGCCGGGTATGGTCGCAGGCTTTCTGGCGGCCCACCCTTTGGTGCAACTTGAAATGACCCTGGTCAACCGCCGCGTCGATCTGGTCGCCGAAGGCATTGACGTGGCCCTGCGCGTGCGAGAGCTGGGCGACGAAGACCCGCTGCTGGTGACCAAACGCCTGCGTCAGGCCCAGACGCTGCTGGTCGCCAGCCCCGCGCTGCTGCAAGGCAAGCAGGTCAACACCCTGGAGGACCTCAAGCAGTTGCCGGTGCTCGGCGCGCTGGAGGCCGACCGCCTGGTGCACTTGCGCCTGATCGACCCGCAAGGCAACCCCCAGGACCTGGCACTGGAAGCACGCCTGGGCATCGATGACTTCATCGTACGCAAAGCCTGCGCCCTGCAGGGCCTGGGCATTACCGTGCTGCCGATGATGTATTGCGAAGAGGAAATGGCCAGCGGCCAATTGGTGCAACTGCTGCCGCAATGGTCCTCGCCGGGCGGCTGGCTGCAGGCGGTGTACCCGCACCGGCGTGGCGTGCTGCCGGCCATTCGGGCGTGGATCGACTACCTGGAAGAAGCCTTCAACGGCTGCGGAGATCGCTTGTTATGA
- a CDS encoding MmcQ/YjbR family DNA-binding protein — protein sequence MKMTEAQVAAFCLSLPGAREDYKWGGVRVFSIAGNKMFALQNLRGESLAFKVDKELFLGHVDRPGIHPAPYLARAQWVIMNTPYPLGAEELRGLLQRSHQLVVSKLPKRTQIGLLLED from the coding sequence ATGAAAATGACCGAAGCCCAGGTGGCCGCGTTCTGCCTGAGCCTGCCGGGTGCGCGGGAAGACTATAAATGGGGCGGCGTGCGAGTGTTTTCGATTGCCGGCAACAAGATGTTCGCCCTGCAGAACCTGCGCGGCGAGTCGCTGGCATTCAAGGTCGACAAGGAATTATTCCTCGGCCACGTAGACCGTCCCGGCATTCACCCGGCGCCGTACCTGGCGCGGGCCCAGTGGGTGATCATGAACACGCCCTACCCGCTGGGTGCCGAAGAACTGCGTGGCCTGTTGCAGCGTTCCCACCAGCTGGTGGTGAGCAAACTGCCCAAGCGCACGCAGATCGGCTTGCTGCTAGAGGACTGA
- a CDS encoding DUF1294 domain-containing protein, with translation MNIQHPRLKALIFVLLCAAPLLGSVLLWHRGETLIPLVAYGVVSVVAFFLYWGDKRKAQTDGPRVRENILHAVELAGGWPGALIAQQVFRHKTRKVSYQVLFWVIVLLHQVFWLDQLFLGGTLLSVL, from the coding sequence ATGAACATTCAGCACCCGCGCTTGAAGGCGCTGATCTTCGTGTTGCTGTGCGCTGCGCCGCTGCTGGGCTCGGTGCTGCTGTGGCACCGCGGTGAAACGCTGATTCCGCTGGTGGCCTATGGCGTGGTCAGTGTGGTGGCGTTTTTCCTGTATTGGGGGGACAAGCGCAAGGCTCAGACCGACGGCCCGCGTGTACGCGAAAACATCCTGCACGCCGTGGAACTGGCCGGCGGCTGGCCGGGCGCGTTGATCGCCCAGCAAGTGTTTCGTCACAAGACGCGCAAGGTGTCTTACCAGGTGTTGTTCTGGGTGATCGTGCTGCTGCACCAGGTGTTCTGGCTCGATCAGTTGTTTCTGGGCGGCACGTTGCTGTCAGTCCTCTAG
- a CDS encoding undecaprenyl-diphosphate phosphatase has protein sequence MDLWTAIQALILGVVEGLTEFLPISSTGHQIIVADLIGFGGERFEAFNIIIQLGAILAVVWEFRRKIFDVVIGLPTQPKAQRFTLNLIIAVLPAIVLGVIFADLIKHYLFNPITVAAALVVGGVIMLWAERRQHAVHAETVDEITWKDAVKVGFAQCLAMIPGTSRSGATIIGGLLFGLSRKTATEFSFFLAMPTMVGAAVYSGYKYRHLFQPDDLPVFAIGFVTSFVFAMIAVKALLKFIASHSYAAFAWYRIAFGLVILATWQFGWIDWSAVKP, from the coding sequence ATGGATCTTTGGACCGCCATTCAGGCATTGATACTGGGCGTGGTGGAGGGGCTGACGGAGTTCCTGCCGATCTCCAGCACCGGCCACCAGATTATCGTCGCCGACCTGATCGGTTTCGGTGGCGAACGCTTTGAAGCGTTCAACATCATCATTCAATTGGGCGCGATCCTGGCAGTCGTCTGGGAGTTCCGGCGCAAGATTTTCGACGTGGTGATCGGCTTGCCGACCCAACCCAAGGCTCAGCGTTTTACGCTCAACCTGATCATCGCCGTGCTGCCGGCCATCGTGCTGGGCGTGATTTTCGCCGACCTGATCAAACACTACCTGTTCAATCCGATCACCGTGGCGGCAGCGTTGGTGGTGGGCGGCGTGATCATGTTGTGGGCCGAGCGCCGCCAGCACGCGGTGCATGCCGAGACTGTGGACGAAATCACCTGGAAGGACGCGGTCAAGGTGGGCTTCGCCCAATGCCTGGCGATGATCCCGGGCACGTCGCGTTCCGGCGCCACCATCATTGGCGGTCTGCTGTTCGGCCTGTCGCGCAAGACCGCCACCGAGTTCTCGTTCTTCCTGGCCATGCCGACCATGGTCGGGGCGGCGGTGTATTCGGGCTACAAGTACCGCCACCTGTTTCAGCCAGATGATTTGCCGGTGTTCGCCATCGGCTTTGTGACTTCGTTTGTCTTCGCGATGATTGCCGTCAAGGCCTTGCTCAAGTTCATCGCCAGCCACAGCTATGCGGCATTTGCCTGGTACCGGATTGCGTTCGGCCTGGTAATTCTGGCGACCTGGCAGTTCGGCTGGATCGACTGGTCTGCGGTCAAGCCATGA
- the pnuC gene encoding nicotinamide riboside transporter PnuC translates to MSGLELFAAALGVIAVWLTVKQNPWCWPIGLVMVLLYTWVFFDVKLYSDMLLQVVYAALQVYGWWQWTRAGDVKQGRQVTSLGVPAIMLSLAVGAVFSLLLGAAMAHWTDAAQPWLDAALTGFSLVAQMWMAQKRVQCWPLWIAVDVIFVGLFLYKGLYLTAALYALFTAIAVQGWREWRADPALHA, encoded by the coding sequence ATGTCCGGGCTTGAACTGTTCGCCGCCGCCCTGGGGGTGATCGCTGTCTGGCTGACGGTCAAACAGAACCCCTGGTGCTGGCCCATTGGCCTGGTGATGGTGTTGCTCTACACCTGGGTATTTTTCGACGTAAAACTCTACTCCGACATGCTGCTGCAAGTGGTCTACGCCGCCCTGCAAGTGTACGGCTGGTGGCAATGGACCCGTGCCGGCGACGTCAAACAAGGCCGTCAAGTGACCAGCCTCGGCGTGCCGGCGATCATGCTCAGCCTGGCGGTCGGCGCCGTGTTCAGCCTCTTGCTCGGCGCCGCCATGGCCCATTGGACGGACGCCGCCCAGCCATGGCTCGACGCGGCCCTCACCGGCTTCAGCCTGGTGGCGCAAATGTGGATGGCGCAAAAACGCGTGCAGTGCTGGCCGTTGTGGATTGCGGTCGACGTGATCTTCGTCGGCCTGTTCCTCTACAAGGGTCTGTACCTCACCGCCGCGCTGTATGCCTTGTTCACCGCGATCGCCGTGCAGGGCTGGCGTGAATGGCGCGCCGACCCGGCGCTGCACGCATGA
- a CDS encoding AAA family ATPase, translating into MKTVVLAGPESSGKSWLAAELQAHFGGRMVGEYVRYFIDHHQRDTTLADIPAIARGQLAWEDAARAERPALLILDTHLLTNKLWSQTLFGDYPAWLDSELLARHYDLHLLLSPEDVEWTADGQRCQPDLADRRAFFQDSLEWMQQHRQPVVVIRGDWDERRRAAFTAVAQLFLP; encoded by the coding sequence ATGAAGACAGTGGTACTGGCCGGGCCCGAATCCAGCGGCAAAAGCTGGCTGGCGGCAGAACTGCAAGCGCACTTTGGTGGCCGGATGGTGGGCGAATACGTGCGGTATTTCATCGACCACCATCAACGCGACACGACCCTGGCAGACATCCCGGCCATCGCCCGTGGCCAATTGGCCTGGGAGGATGCGGCCCGCGCCGAACGGCCTGCGCTGCTGATCCTCGACACCCATTTGCTGACCAACAAGCTGTGGAGCCAGACCCTGTTCGGCGACTACCCGGCCTGGCTCGACAGCGAATTGCTCGCGCGCCACTACGACCTGCACCTGCTGTTGTCCCCCGAAGACGTGGAATGGACCGCCGACGGCCAGCGCTGCCAACCGGACCTGGCGGACCGTCGGGCTTTTTTTCAAGACAGCCTGGAGTGGATGCAACAACACCGGCAGCCGGTGGTGGTGATTCGAGGGGATTGGGATGAGCGCAGGCGGGCAGCGTTTACAGCGGTAGCGCAGTTGTTTCTACCATAA